One region of Mycobacterium riyadhense genomic DNA includes:
- a CDS encoding alpha/beta hydrolase, whose protein sequence is MGAGASVGAAGVWALSALLDPVKPQATPAPQSPAPFEPPTAGKTLPTKLTGSFISSARGGIKTNWVIAMPPGQTKMLRPVIALHGKDGDANMMLDLGVEDALAQLAHEGKPPFAVVGVDGGPSSYWHRRSNGEDSGAMVLEELLPMLTSMGMDTSRVGFMGWSMGGYGALLLGARLGPARTAGICAISPALYMTYIGAAPGAFDSVDDWNRNTVFGLPVLNSIPIRVDCGLADRFFFSTSQFVSQLKKRPAGGFSPGGHDVDYWRQQLPGELAWMAS, encoded by the coding sequence ATGGGCGCCGGCGCCAGCGTTGGTGCGGCCGGCGTGTGGGCGTTGAGCGCGCTGCTGGACCCGGTCAAGCCACAGGCCACGCCGGCGCCGCAAAGTCCCGCCCCGTTTGAACCGCCGACCGCGGGCAAAACCCTGCCCACCAAGCTGACCGGTTCATTCATCTCGTCGGCACGCGGCGGCATCAAGACCAACTGGGTGATCGCCATGCCGCCAGGCCAAACCAAGATGCTGCGTCCGGTGATCGCGTTGCACGGCAAGGACGGCGACGCCAACATGATGCTCGACCTCGGTGTCGAGGACGCGCTGGCCCAACTGGCCCACGAGGGCAAACCGCCGTTCGCCGTCGTGGGCGTCGACGGCGGCCCCAGCAGCTACTGGCACCGGCGCTCAAACGGCGAAGACTCCGGCGCCATGGTGCTCGAAGAGCTGCTGCCGATGCTGACCTCGATGGGCATGGACACCTCCCGGGTCGGATTCATGGGCTGGTCGATGGGCGGATACGGCGCCCTGCTGCTGGGCGCCCGGCTGGGACCGGCCCGCACCGCAGGGATCTGCGCGATCAGTCCGGCGCTGTACATGACCTACATCGGCGCCGCGCCCGGCGCGTTCGACAGTGTCGACGACTGGAACCGCAACACCGTGTTCGGATTGCCGGTGCTGAACTCAATCCCCATCCGGGTCGACTGCGGCCTGGCCGACCGGTTCTTCTTCTCCACGAGCCAATTCGTCAGCCAGCTGAAAAAGCGGCCGGCGGGCGGCTTCTCCCCCGGCGGGCACGACGTGGACTACTGGCGCCAGCAACTACCGGGCGAACTGGCCTGGATGGCGTCTTGA
- a CDS encoding class I SAM-dependent methyltransferase, giving the protein MTIDTSVAGFEPLYGDATAADGLIPWDIGGPQPVVQQLVAYGAIRGEVLDPGTGPGYHAIHYAAHGYSATGIDGSPSAIERAKRNAERAGVQVDFRVADATKLDGFEGRFDTVVDSAFYHVFLDDEGIQTRYAQALHRATKPGARLYMFEFGQHNVNGIQWAGIPADNFERVLGAGGWRVDYLGTTTYLARFLPETFEAMSKVVSENQNEISERMQPMFQQLRTLEPLLEDHRVHLPVWAVVATRLD; this is encoded by the coding sequence ATGACTATTGACACGAGCGTGGCTGGTTTCGAGCCGTTGTACGGTGACGCGACGGCGGCCGACGGGCTGATCCCGTGGGATATCGGCGGGCCGCAGCCCGTCGTGCAGCAACTGGTGGCCTACGGCGCGATACGCGGCGAGGTACTCGACCCAGGTACCGGTCCGGGCTACCATGCGATTCACTATGCCGCGCATGGGTATTCGGCCACCGGTATCGATGGTTCGCCGTCGGCGATCGAGCGGGCCAAGCGCAACGCGGAGCGGGCCGGGGTGCAGGTCGACTTTCGGGTGGCCGACGCCACCAAGCTGGACGGGTTCGAGGGCCGGTTCGACACCGTCGTGGACAGCGCGTTCTACCACGTGTTCCTGGATGACGAGGGCATCCAGACCCGGTATGCGCAAGCGCTGCACCGGGCCACCAAGCCCGGCGCCCGGTTGTACATGTTCGAGTTCGGCCAGCACAACGTCAACGGGATCCAATGGGCCGGCATCCCGGCCGACAACTTCGAGCGTGTGCTCGGGGCAGGCGGCTGGCGCGTGGACTACCTAGGCACCACGACCTACCTAGCTCGCTTCCTGCCGGAGACCTTCGAAGCCATGAGCAAAGTTGTCTCCGAAAACCAGAATGAGATATCGGAACGGATGCAGCCGATGTTCCAACAGTTGCGCACTCTTGAGCCGCTGTTGGAAGACCACAGGGTGCACCTGCCGGTGTGGGCCGTGGTAGCTACCCGTCTGGACTGA
- a CDS encoding PPE family protein, whose protein sequence is MDFPVLPPEINSARMYLGAGPEPMLAAAAAWDGLAAELSTAATSFGSAAAALTEAAWQGPASTAMAAAAAPYAKWLAAVAAQAQAAGGQARATATAFEAARAATVHPALVAVNRAQLVSLVRLNVLGLNAPAIAAAEASYEQMWAADVAAMVGYHSGALAAATQLTPWQVLASVPGPNFGIGNIGNFNVGNGNNGLENFGNGNIGNYNFGSGNRGNSNVGGGNTGNQNLGGGNNGSQNLGIGNRGSANVGAGNFGGENVGNGNRGSTNIGSANFGSHNIGWGNDGSANRGLANTGNGNWGLWNTGNGNIGIGLTGDNQVGIGGLSSGTGNAGLFNSGTGNTGFFNAGVTNTGLFNSGSMNWGLGNSGEVNTGFYNSGASSTGWMNSATADTGFANSDNGNTGSFNSGVFNTGSFNAGNSNSGSYNAGSVNTGFGNSGHTNTGGYNAGNLNTGFGYTANGIGPNSGFFNSGTGSSGFFNLGNGSSGFQNADSNASGIRNSTPASGYLNSSGNTSGFFNSGFLFNSGFINSGFGNSGVYNIGTFLAGFGRR, encoded by the coding sequence ATGGACTTTCCGGTGTTACCGCCCGAGATCAATTCGGCGCGTATGTATCTCGGCGCCGGCCCGGAGCCGATGCTGGCCGCGGCGGCGGCGTGGGATGGGTTGGCCGCCGAGTTGAGCACTGCGGCCACATCATTCGGCTCGGCGGCCGCTGCGCTGACCGAGGCGGCGTGGCAGGGACCAGCATCGACGGCAATGGCGGCCGCGGCGGCTCCTTATGCGAAGTGGCTGGCTGCCGTGGCCGCCCAGGCCCAGGCGGCGGGCGGGCAGGCACGGGCTACGGCCACCGCGTTTGAGGCAGCGCGGGCGGCCACGGTGCATCCGGCTCTGGTGGCGGTCAATCGTGCGCAGCTGGTGTCGTTGGTGAGGTTGAATGTGTTGGGGCTCAACGCCCCCGCGATCGCGGCCGCCGAGGCCAGCTACGAACAGATGTGGGCCGCGGATGTGGCCGCGATGGTGGGCTATCACAGCGGGGCTTTGGCGGCAGCGACACAATTGACGCCGTGGCAGGTGCTGGCAAGCGTGCCGGGCCCCAATTTCGGCATTGGCAACATCGGCAACTTCAATGTCGGCAACGGCAACAACGGCCTCGAAAACTTTGGCAACGGAAACATCGGCAACTACAACTTCGGCAGCGGTAACCGCGGCAATTCCAACGTTGGCGGCGGCAACACTGGCAACCAGAACCTCGGCGGCGGAAACAACGGCAGCCAAAATCTCGGCATCGGGAACCGGGGCAGCGCAAACGTCGGCGCTGGAAACTTCGGTGGCGAAAACGTCGGCAACGGTAACCGCGGCAGCACAAACATCGGCTCCGCGAATTTTGGCAGCCATAACATCGGCTGGGGCAACGATGGCAGCGCCAACAGGGGCTTGGCCAACACCGGTAACGGCAACTGGGGCCTTTGGAACACCGGCAACGGAAACATCGGCATCGGACTCACCGGCGACAACCAAGTGGGCATCGGCGGCCTGAGCTCGGGGACCGGTAACGCCGGCCTGTTCAATTCGGGCACCGGGAACACCGGCTTCTTCAACGCCGGCGTCACAAACACCGGCCTGTTCAACTCCGGCTCCATGAACTGGGGGCTGGGCAACTCGGGCGAGGTTAATACCGGTTTTTACAACTCGGGAGCCTCCAGCACAGGCTGGATGAATTCGGCCACGGCCGACACCGGCTTCGCGAACTCGGACAACGGCAACACCGGCAGCTTCAACTCGGGCGTCTTTAATACAGGCAGCTTCAACGCGGGCAACTCAAACTCGGGCAGCTACAACGCGGGCAGCGTCAACACGGGCTTCGGAAACTCGGGCCACACGAACACGGGCGGCTACAACGCGGGAAACCTCAACACCGGCTTCGGATATACAGCAAACGGCATCGGCCCCAACTCAGGCTTCTTCAACAGTGGCACCGGCAGCTCCGGCTTCTTCAACTTGGGCAATGGCAGCTCGGGCTTCCAAAACGCAGACTCCAACGCTTCGGGCATCAGGAACTCGACCCCTGCCTCGGGATACCTCAATTCGAGCGGGAACACCTCGGGTTTCTTCAACTCGGGCTTCCTCTTCAATTCCGGCTTCATCAACTCGGGCTTCGGAAATTCGGGCGTCTACAACATAGGCACTTTCTTGGCAGGCTTCGGACGCCGTTAG
- a CDS encoding amino acid permease: protein MIAIGGVIGAGLFVGSGVVIHETGPAAFLTYAVCGLLIVLVMRMLGEMATANPSTGSFADYAAQALGGWAGFSVGWLYWYFWVIVVGFEAVAGAKVLSYWFAAPLWLLALCLMVLMTGTNLFSVTSFGEFEFWFAGIKVATIMIFLGVGAAFILGFLPGHDMDLSNLHSHGGFFPNGVGAVFAAIVVAIFSMVGAEVVTIAAAESRNPEHAIQRATNSVVARIVIFFVGSVFLLVVVLPWNSLELGASPYVAALKHMGLRGADQIMNAVVLTAVLSCLNSGLYTASRMLFVLAGRREAPAQLVRVSRRGVPSIAILCSSAVGFGCVLMAWLAPGTVFLFLLNSSGAVILFVYLLIALSQIVLRRRMSADKLRVKMWFFPVLSILTVAGITAVLVQMAFDRAARTQLWLSLLSWVVVVVVYFVATWWGGHGEPKADTLPGGKTKCIAARKRKPFEG from the coding sequence ATGATCGCCATCGGCGGTGTCATCGGCGCGGGATTGTTCGTCGGTTCTGGCGTGGTGATCCATGAGACCGGGCCCGCCGCATTCCTGACCTACGCCGTTTGCGGCCTGCTGATCGTTCTGGTCATGCGGATGCTGGGCGAGATGGCCACCGCGAATCCGTCGACCGGATCGTTCGCCGACTATGCGGCCCAGGCACTGGGTGGTTGGGCCGGGTTTTCGGTTGGCTGGCTGTATTGGTACTTCTGGGTCATCGTGGTCGGTTTCGAGGCGGTGGCCGGCGCGAAGGTTCTTAGTTACTGGTTCGCTGCGCCGCTGTGGTTGCTGGCGCTGTGTCTGATGGTGTTGATGACGGGGACGAATTTGTTCTCCGTCACCTCCTTCGGCGAGTTCGAATTCTGGTTCGCTGGAATCAAAGTCGCGACCATCATGATCTTTCTCGGCGTCGGTGCGGCTTTCATCCTCGGGTTCCTGCCGGGCCACGACATGGACCTTTCCAACCTGCACTCGCACGGCGGATTCTTTCCCAACGGCGTCGGGGCGGTGTTCGCCGCGATCGTGGTGGCGATCTTTTCCATGGTCGGTGCCGAGGTCGTCACGATCGCGGCTGCCGAGAGCCGGAACCCGGAGCATGCCATCCAGCGAGCGACGAACTCGGTGGTCGCGCGGATCGTGATCTTCTTCGTCGGTTCGGTCTTTCTGCTTGTCGTTGTGCTGCCGTGGAATTCGTTGGAACTCGGTGCTTCGCCGTATGTCGCGGCACTCAAGCACATGGGTCTTCGCGGTGCGGATCAGATCATGAACGCGGTGGTGCTCACGGCAGTGCTGTCCTGTCTGAACTCGGGCCTATACACCGCCTCGCGGATGCTCTTCGTGCTCGCCGGCAGACGCGAGGCGCCTGCCCAGCTGGTCAGGGTCAGCCGGCGCGGGGTTCCCTCAATCGCGATCTTGTGCTCGTCGGCGGTGGGCTTTGGTTGTGTCCTCATGGCCTGGCTCGCGCCGGGTACGGTGTTTCTGTTTCTGCTCAATTCGTCGGGCGCCGTCATCTTGTTCGTCTACTTGCTGATCGCACTGTCGCAGATTGTGCTGCGCCGCCGGATGTCTGCGGACAAGCTGCGGGTGAAGATGTGGTTCTTCCCGGTGCTGTCAATCCTGACCGTCGCCGGAATCACCGCCGTGCTGGTGCAAATGGCGTTCGACCGCGCCGCGCGTACCCAGCTATGGCTCAGCCTGTTGTCATGGGTGGTGGTGGTTGTGGTGTACTTCGTCGCCACCTGGTGGGGTGGGCACGGCGAACCCAAAGCCGATACCCTGCCGGGCGGAAAGACCAAGTGCATCGCTGCTCGCAAGCGAAAACCTTTCGAAGGCTAA
- a CDS encoding PE family protein — protein MSFVIAVPVLLGAVANELAGLGSMLSAANAAAATQTTTVLAAAEDEVSAAIAALFAAHGQAYQSAGAQAVEFHARFVRALTASAGAYAVAEAANASPLHQLQDTVNAPSVALTGRPLIGNGAPGAPGTGQDGAPGGWLLGSGGAGGSGAPGQQGGNGGAAGLLGTGGAGGAGGAITSGVGGAGGAGGAGGWLFGAGGAGGAGGAGFGTGGTGGTGGTGGTGGLWGAGGAGGIGGDGNSGGGAGGFGGASGLFGGGGAGGAGGQGISGGGAGGPGGAGGNAGLLGGLVGAAGGEGGAGGASSQSDGGVGGAGGNGGPLFGAGGAGGTGGVGFSNGGVGGAGGEAGLLFGDGGAGGTGGVGRSGAGGSGGIGGGAGLLLGNGGAGGAGALGATVGGDGGAGGNAALIGTAGNGGNGGPGTPGGNAGAQGATGPLQGMFDAVNAPTQALTGRPLIGNGANGAPGTGQSGALGGWLLGNGGAGGSGGPGESGGAGGAAGLWGTGGAGGSGGAVGSGTAGAGGAGGAGGWLFGTGGAGGTGGTNFGLNGVGGAGGAGGAGGLWGVGGGGGTGGSSFGGGSVGGVGGAGGVGGLWGVGGAGGTGGFGPDGIGGVGGTGGAGGLLLGAGGAGGTGGAGNTGGTGGAGGNAGPLWDAGGAGGNGGFGDFDGGAGGSGGNAGPLFGGGGAGGAGGVGTFTGGAGGSGGKAGQLIGNGGAGGAGGHGLAADGGAGGVGGSAVLIGTGGNGGNGGTGGVTPGGAGAGGTGGLLLGTTGIAGLP, from the coding sequence ATGTCATTTGTGATCGCGGTGCCGGTGCTGCTGGGCGCGGTGGCCAATGAGTTGGCCGGTCTGGGTTCGATGCTAAGTGCGGCGAATGCGGCCGCGGCGACCCAGACGACGACGGTGCTGGCCGCGGCCGAAGACGAGGTGTCGGCCGCGATCGCGGCGCTGTTTGCTGCTCATGGTCAGGCCTACCAGTCCGCCGGTGCGCAGGCGGTGGAATTTCATGCCCGGTTCGTGCGGGCGCTGACCGCCAGTGCGGGGGCCTATGCGGTCGCCGAAGCGGCCAACGCCTCGCCCTTGCATCAGCTGCAGGACACCGTTAACGCGCCGTCGGTGGCGCTGACCGGGCGTCCGCTGATCGGCAACGGCGCGCCCGGGGCCCCGGGAACCGGGCAAGACGGCGCACCGGGCGGCTGGTTGCTCGGTAGTGGCGGAGCTGGCGGGTCGGGCGCGCCCGGCCAACAAGGCGGGAACGGCGGGGCGGCAGGGTTGCTCGGCACCGGCGGGGCCGGTGGCGCGGGCGGGGCTATCACCAGCGGCGTGGGCGGGGCAGGCGGGGCCGGCGGGGCCGGCGGGTGGCTGTTCGGCGCCGGCGGGGCCGGTGGCGCCGGCGGGGCCGGCTTTGGAACCGGCGGAACCGGCGGAACCGGCGGAACAGGCGGAACCGGCGGGCTGTGGGGCGCCGGCGGGGCCGGCGGTATCGGCGGGGACGGCAATTCCGGCGGTGGTGCCGGCGGGTTCGGCGGGGCCAGCGGGCTGTTTGGCGGCGGCGGGGCCGGCGGAGCCGGCGGGCAAGGAATTTCCGGCGGTGGCGCCGGCGGGCCCGGCGGGGCAGGCGGCAACGCCGGGCTACTGGGCGGACTGGTGGGCGCTGCCGGCGGGGAGGGCGGTGCCGGTGGCGCGAGCAGCCAAAGCGATGGCGGGGTCGGCGGGGCCGGCGGCAACGGCGGGCCGCTGTTCGGCGCCGGCGGGGCCGGCGGAACGGGCGGGGTCGGCTTTTCTAATGGTGGTGTCGGTGGGGCCGGCGGCGAGGCCGGCCTGCTGTTCGGCGACGGCGGGGCCGGCGGAACAGGTGGCGTCGGCAGATCTGGCGCCGGGGGTTCCGGCGGGATCGGCGGCGGAGCCGGTCTGCTGCTGGGTAATGGCGGTGCCGGCGGGGCCGGCGCGCTGGGTGCCACGGTCGGTGGCGACGGCGGGGCTGGCGGCAACGCCGCGCTGATCGGCACCGCCGGCAACGGCGGCAACGGCGGACCGGGCACCCCCGGTGGCAACGCCGGCGCTCAAGGTGCAACCGGACCGCTCCAGGGGATGTTCGATGCGGTGAATGCCCCCACCCAGGCGCTGACCGGGCGCCCGCTGATCGGCAACGGCGCCAACGGTGCCCCGGGGACCGGACAAAGCGGCGCACTCGGCGGGTGGCTGCTCGGCAACGGCGGGGCCGGCGGCTCGGGCGGGCCAGGTGAAAGCGGCGGTGCCGGCGGCGCCGCCGGGCTATGGGGCACGGGTGGGGCCGGCGGCTCCGGCGGTGCCGTGGGTAGCGGCACCGCCGGAGCTGGGGGGGCTGGCGGGGCCGGCGGGTGGTTGTTCGGCACCGGCGGGGCCGGCGGCACCGGCGGGACCAACTTTGGGCTCAACGGTGTTGGCGGGGCCGGCGGGGCCGGCGGCGCCGGCGGGCTCTGGGGTGTTGGTGGGGGCGGCGGCACGGGCGGGAGCAGCTTTGGTGGCGGTAGCGTCGGCGGGGTGGGCGGGGCCGGCGGCGTCGGCGGGCTGTGGGGTGTCGGCGGGGCCGGCGGCACCGGCGGATTCGGCCCAGATGGCATTGGCGGCGTCGGCGGGACCGGCGGTGCGGGCGGGCTGCTGTTGGGCGCCGGAGGGGCCGGGGGGACCGGCGGGGCTGGCAACACTGGCGGAACTGGCGGGGCGGGCGGCAACGCAGGCCCGCTGTGGGACGCCGGTGGCGCCGGCGGAAACGGCGGTTTCGGCGATTTCGATGGTGGAGCCGGCGGATCCGGCGGCAACGCCGGGCCGTTGTTCGGTGGTGGCGGCGCCGGCGGGGCCGGCGGGGTTGGCACATTTACTGGTGGTGCCGGAGGGTCCGGCGGCAAGGCTGGGCAGCTAATCGGCAACGGTGGCGCCGGCGGAGCGGGTGGGCACGGCCTCGCCGCCGACGGCGGTGCCGGCGGGGTCGGGGGTAGCGCCGTGCTGATCGGCACCGGGGGCAACGGCGGCAACGGCGGAACAGGCGGCGTCACGCCGGGCGGCGCCGGCGCCGGCGGCACCGGCGGGCTGCTGTTGGGGACAACCGGAATCGCCGGGTTGCCGTAG
- a CDS encoding DUF427 domain-containing protein, translating to MIRAVWNGTVLAEAPRTVRVEGNHYFPPESLHREHLIESPTTSICPWKGLAHYYNVIVDGDVNPDAAWYYRRPSPLARRIKNHVAFWNGVTVEGESEGDRQGLARRVAAWLGK from the coding sequence ATGATCCGCGCTGTGTGGAACGGGACAGTGCTAGCGGAGGCACCGCGCACCGTGCGGGTGGAGGGCAATCACTACTTTCCGCCCGAGTCGCTGCACCGCGAGCATCTGATCGAAAGCCCAACCACGTCGATATGCCCGTGGAAAGGTTTGGCCCATTACTACAACGTCATCGTGGACGGCGATGTCAACCCGGACGCCGCCTGGTACTACCGGCGGCCCAGCCCACTGGCGCGTCGGATCAAGAACCATGTCGCGTTCTGGAACGGTGTGACCGTCGAAGGCGAATCCGAGGGCGACCGGCAAGGCCTGGCCCGCCGGGTCGCGGCGTGGCTGGGCAAATAG
- a CDS encoding MFS transporter, whose amino-acid sequence MATIAASPTHNALGKAARRLLPLLFVLYVINFVDRANISVAALAMNADLRLSATAYGTAAGVFFLGYVLFQVPANAALARFGAGRTLTTVVLAWGVCSAATAFVTSAHTLYMARFALGIAEAGFFPGVIAYLTVWFPCAQRARAVATFLLAIPVANTVGLPLSGLIVDHVHLAELPGWRAMFLIEALPTLVLAPLLRRLLPDSPRRASWLTAQERAELSARLAEDTPTPAGRSGGAGWRLVVFAVVYGGLYFALYALQFFLPQLVASLAHGTSTLTAATLSALPYGVAAVAMLVWSRRSIDRAGARIGHITIPTVAAGAAALGAALSPMSPMVTLGWLTIAVAGILAATPAFWSRCTAALAGPRVAVAIAAVNAAASLASFAGPYATGYLKDATGTYQLALLTVAAVLATAAACSLSLRHTGRTASADNAEIMSDTSPATPFV is encoded by the coding sequence GTGGCGACAATTGCGGCAAGCCCCACGCACAATGCCCTAGGCAAGGCCGCGCGACGGCTGCTGCCCCTGCTGTTCGTGCTGTATGTGATCAACTTCGTCGATCGTGCGAACATCTCCGTCGCCGCCCTGGCGATGAACGCCGACCTGCGCCTGAGCGCCACCGCGTACGGTACCGCCGCCGGCGTCTTCTTTCTCGGCTACGTCCTATTCCAGGTTCCCGCCAACGCGGCGCTGGCGCGTTTCGGCGCCGGTCGCACGCTCACGACGGTTGTCCTGGCCTGGGGTGTGTGCTCGGCGGCCACGGCCTTTGTCACCAGCGCGCACACCTTGTATATGGCGCGCTTCGCCCTCGGGATCGCCGAGGCCGGCTTCTTCCCCGGCGTCATCGCGTATCTGACCGTGTGGTTTCCGTGCGCGCAGCGAGCCCGCGCCGTAGCTACCTTCCTGCTCGCGATTCCGGTCGCCAATACGGTTGGTTTGCCGCTGTCCGGACTTATCGTCGACCACGTCCATCTGGCCGAGCTACCCGGCTGGCGGGCGATGTTTTTGATCGAGGCGCTGCCCACACTGGTGCTGGCACCGCTTCTTCGGCGGCTGTTGCCGGACAGCCCTCGACGGGCAAGCTGGCTCACCGCGCAGGAGCGCGCAGAGTTGTCGGCCCGGCTGGCCGAGGATACCCCTACCCCGGCCGGTCGGTCTGGCGGAGCCGGTTGGCGTCTTGTCGTATTCGCCGTCGTCTATGGGGGACTGTATTTCGCGCTGTATGCGTTGCAGTTCTTCCTGCCCCAGCTGGTTGCCTCGCTCGCACACGGCACATCCACCCTGACGGCCGCCACTCTGTCGGCCCTGCCCTATGGTGTCGCTGCGGTGGCCATGCTGGTCTGGAGTCGCCGCAGCATCGACCGCGCAGGCGCCCGAATCGGCCATATCACGATACCGACTGTGGCCGCGGGCGCCGCCGCGCTCGGTGCGGCTTTGAGCCCGATGTCACCGATGGTGACGCTGGGCTGGCTGACAATCGCCGTCGCCGGAATCCTTGCAGCCACGCCCGCCTTCTGGAGCCGTTGCACCGCAGCGCTGGCCGGTCCCCGGGTCGCCGTGGCCATCGCGGCGGTCAATGCCGCAGCCAGCCTGGCAAGCTTTGCCGGTCCTTACGCCACCGGCTACCTCAAAGACGCCACCGGCACCTATCAGCTCGCTCTGCTTACCGTCGCCGCGGTGCTAGCCACCGCAGCGGCCTGCAGCCTGTCACTACGCCACACTGGCCGGACGGCATCCGCCGACAACGCCGAAATCATGTCGGACACGTCGCCGGCAACCCCGTTCGTCTGA
- a CDS encoding transglutaminase-like domain-containing protein: protein MTITDPAVSAQEEAATSLFEITDHITIDSTEGARTVDLWCPVIGDGAFQRVLDAEVTSEDPYDLTREPEFGNLMLYSRQRSAKAPSLSIRYVVERRPIGHAPDPARARPLATAQLFTRALTPEAHVDVDERTRTLAQDVVGTETNPLLQARRIYDYVTGAMDYDATKQSFLGSTEHALTCSVGNCNDIHALFVSLCRSIDIPARFVLGQALEQPQPGAQDCEVCGYHCWAEFFVAGHGWLPADASCATKYGTHGLFANLEANHIAWSTGRDILLAPPQRAGRSLFFAGPYAEVDGKTRPVQRQIRFTALP from the coding sequence ATGACCATCACCGACCCCGCGGTATCCGCACAGGAAGAGGCCGCGACGAGCTTGTTCGAAATCACCGATCACATCACGATCGATTCCACGGAAGGCGCCCGGACCGTCGACCTGTGGTGCCCCGTCATCGGCGACGGCGCCTTTCAGCGCGTCCTGGACGCCGAGGTGACCAGCGAGGATCCCTATGACCTCACGCGTGAGCCGGAGTTCGGAAACCTGATGTTGTACAGCCGACAGCGCTCGGCGAAAGCGCCAAGTTTGTCCATCCGCTATGTCGTGGAACGGCGGCCGATTGGGCATGCACCGGACCCGGCACGGGCCCGCCCCTTGGCCACCGCGCAATTGTTCACCCGCGCCTTGACCCCAGAGGCACACGTCGATGTGGACGAGCGCACCCGCACACTGGCTCAAGACGTCGTCGGCACCGAAACCAACCCGCTCTTGCAAGCCCGTCGCATCTACGACTACGTCACCGGCGCCATGGACTACGACGCGACAAAGCAGTCTTTTCTGGGCAGCACCGAGCATGCGCTGACCTGCTCGGTGGGCAACTGCAACGACATCCACGCGCTGTTCGTCTCACTGTGTAGGTCGATCGACATCCCGGCTCGGTTCGTGCTCGGTCAGGCCCTGGAGCAACCGCAGCCCGGTGCCCAGGATTGCGAGGTGTGCGGCTACCACTGCTGGGCGGAGTTCTTCGTCGCCGGCCACGGCTGGCTACCCGCGGACGCCTCCTGCGCAACGAAGTACGGCACCCACGGCCTGTTCGCGAATCTGGAAGCAAACCACATCGCCTGGTCAACCGGCCGCGACATCCTGCTGGCCCCGCCGCAGCGCGCCGGCCGCAGCCTGTTCTTCGCTGGCCCCTACGCCGAGGTTGACGGCAAAACCCGTCCGGTGCAACGCCAAATCCGTTTCACCGCACTGCCGTAA
- a CDS encoding ArsR/SmtB family transcription factor, with amino-acid sequence MQGAKKLIFEQFALVGQALSSGHRLELLDLLVQGERSVDALARSAGLTLANASQHLLQLRRAGLVTSRRDGKRVIYKLSDPQVWDVVRAVRGVAERNLAEVDSLVREYYTDRDGLEPVGRDELRARAAAGTVLVLDVRPAAEYAAGHLPGAVSIPLDELAERLDELPSGMDIVACCRGPYCVYSYDALELLRPNGFAARRLDGGFSEWLAADLPVVRS; translated from the coding sequence GTGCAGGGTGCGAAGAAGCTGATCTTCGAGCAGTTCGCGCTGGTCGGGCAGGCGTTGTCCAGCGGTCACCGGTTAGAGCTGCTGGATCTGCTGGTGCAGGGTGAACGCAGCGTGGACGCGCTGGCTCGGTCGGCGGGGCTGACGCTGGCCAATGCCTCCCAGCACCTGCTGCAGCTGCGGCGCGCCGGTCTGGTGACCAGCCGCCGGGACGGCAAACGTGTGATCTATAAATTGTCGGACCCCCAAGTGTGGGATGTGGTGCGGGCGGTGCGCGGGGTGGCCGAACGCAATCTCGCCGAGGTCGACTCCCTGGTGCGGGAGTACTACACCGACAGAGACGGCCTGGAACCCGTCGGCCGAGACGAGTTGCGGGCCCGGGCGGCCGCCGGGACAGTGCTGGTCCTCGATGTGCGCCCGGCCGCGGAATACGCCGCTGGGCACCTGCCCGGGGCAGTGAGCATTCCCCTCGACGAACTCGCCGAGCGGCTCGACGAACTCCCGTCCGGCATGGACATCGTCGCCTGCTGCCGGGGACCGTACTGCGTGTATTCCTATGACGCGTTGGAACTGCTGCGCCCCAACGGATTTGCCGCCCGCCGCCTCGACGGCGGGTTCTCCGAATGGCTCGCCGCCGATCTGCCGGTCGTTCGATCGTAG
- a CDS encoding PepSY domain-containing protein: protein MATVAAIGLTAASLGLASPAVAAPTPSTPGSADDAVNQLEAEGYKVILNKVGDGPLRECTVTAIRPGRDVTHRVTVPGSDGTIEQLLYTTVYVDAKC, encoded by the coding sequence ATGGCCACAGTCGCCGCCATCGGCCTCACCGCAGCGTCCCTGGGACTTGCCTCACCAGCAGTGGCGGCGCCGACACCCTCGACGCCCGGGTCAGCCGACGACGCGGTCAATCAGCTTGAAGCAGAAGGCTACAAGGTGATCCTGAACAAAGTGGGCGATGGGCCGCTGCGCGAATGCACCGTGACCGCCATCCGGCCCGGCCGAGATGTCACCCATCGCGTCACCGTCCCCGGCAGCGACGGCACCATCGAACAACTGCTCTACACCACGGTCTACGTCGACGCCAAGTGCTGA